In a single window of the Flavivirga spongiicola genome:
- a CDS encoding helix-turn-helix domain-containing protein — protein sequence MIGFVLLHREIMDWEWYQSPETTRVFIHLILRANYLNKKWQGIEIKRGQLVTSNKHLSTELSLSIQQIRTALKKLESSGYITRHTTNKFTLITLIGYSDRQSSNAVINNQNKTLITNRKHTSNNESTTTKKSNNKKKLNNETIEQRKENFKKQVFEHSNYSNNILSSFFNYWSELNSKKGKMRCEKDDFFDIKLRLEKWQSNEKPTTFNNQKNNTTSNR from the coding sequence ATGATTGGTTTTGTTTTACTACATAGAGAGATTATGGATTGGGAATGGTATCAATCTCCCGAGACTACAAGAGTTTTTATTCATCTTATTTTACGCGCCAATTATTTAAATAAAAAATGGCAAGGAATAGAAATTAAAAGGGGGCAATTGGTAACCTCGAACAAACACCTATCTACAGAATTATCATTATCAATCCAACAAATTAGAACCGCGTTAAAAAAACTTGAATCCAGCGGTTACATAACGCGCCATACAACAAACAAATTCACTTTAATAACCCTTATTGGCTATAGCGACAGGCAATCATCTAATGCAGTAATTAACAATCAAAACAAAACATTGATAACAAACAGAAAACATACGAGTAACAATGAATCAACAACAACTAAAAAAAGTAATAATAAAAAGAAATTAAATAATGAAACAATAGAGCAGCGTAAAGAAAATTTCAAAAAACAAGTTTTTGAACACTCTAATTATTCAAATAATATTTTATCCTCTTTTTTTAATTATTGGAGTGAATTAAATTCTAAAAAAGGCAAAATGCGGTGTGAAAAAGACGATTTTTTTGATATCAAATTACGATTAGAAAAATGGCAATCAAATGAAAAACCAACAACATTCAATAACCAAAAAAACAATACAACTTCAAACAGATAA
- a CDS encoding helix-turn-helix domain-containing protein — protein sequence MDSKPTIFYQANPEDITSTILIGVDKKIEDCFKKFKQSQEENEQLLTVEETLNLLKCSKQALWNWRKNGILPSYRLGNRVYYKKSDIFAKLVKQD from the coding sequence ATGGATTCAAAACCAACTATTTTTTACCAAGCTAACCCAGAGGATATTACCTCAACTATCCTCATTGGTGTTGATAAGAAAATAGAAGACTGCTTTAAGAAATTTAAACAATCTCAAGAAGAGAACGAACAATTACTAACAGTTGAAGAAACCTTAAACCTACTTAAATGCTCCAAACAAGCACTCTGGAATTGGAGAAAAAACGGCATCTTACCTTCATACAGGTTAGGTAACCGCGTGTATTACAAAAAGAGTGACATCTTCGCAAAACTCGTAAAACAAGATTAG
- a CDS encoding site-specific integrase, translated as MNTIQSTSGTVKFRLKQSNSIKETPIIFDYSYGRGNRLKYSTGFKTFPKNWDSRNQRIRAVSTINNREEINNRLKEIELKFVKALSKITEEEKQNKDVLKTIYDKIKGRRTNTHEAKIKFIKYADDFTEAHDKNLINAASMKLSPGTIRSYKQTIKQIKNFDKEKNYQLDFDKIDMAFYYAFVNFLEEKGFSLNTVGKHIKNVIALLNRATEDGVNTNLKYKHRDFKRVSEESTSIYLTAKEIDDLYKLDLSFNKDWERARDIFLIGYYTGQRVSDYNGLSKKNIKVFDKKKVFEIHQKKTKKTVFIPIHPKIKDIMNLRYKGSLPTKLPDQQINEYIKKVGRKAKIKEGITTKITIGGTIKEETIPKHDLIGTHTARRSFCTNAYLSKMPVIDIMALSGHTTEKEFYNYIKVTPQERAVKIADSAFFK; from the coding sequence ATGAATACAATACAATCAACCTCAGGAACAGTTAAATTTAGATTAAAACAAAGTAACAGTATAAAAGAAACACCAATAATCTTTGACTACAGCTACGGAAGAGGAAATAGACTAAAATATTCTACAGGATTTAAAACATTTCCAAAGAACTGGGACTCAAGAAACCAAAGGATTAGAGCTGTATCTACAATAAACAATAGAGAAGAAATAAACAATCGCCTTAAAGAAATTGAACTGAAATTTGTAAAAGCTCTTTCAAAGATAACTGAAGAAGAAAAGCAAAACAAAGATGTTCTTAAAACAATATATGATAAAATAAAAGGTCGAAGAACCAATACTCATGAAGCTAAAATCAAATTCATTAAATACGCAGACGATTTCACTGAAGCGCATGATAAGAACTTAATTAATGCTGCTAGCATGAAATTAAGCCCTGGCACTATTAGATCATACAAACAAACCATAAAACAAATAAAAAACTTTGACAAAGAAAAAAACTATCAACTAGATTTTGATAAAATCGACATGGCATTTTATTATGCTTTTGTAAATTTTTTGGAAGAAAAAGGCTTTTCTTTAAACACGGTTGGAAAACATATAAAAAATGTAATTGCCTTGTTAAATAGAGCGACCGAAGATGGCGTAAACACTAATTTAAAATATAAACACCGAGACTTTAAAAGGGTTTCAGAAGAAAGCACTTCGATTTACTTAACAGCCAAAGAAATTGACGATTTATATAAATTGGATTTATCATTTAATAAAGATTGGGAAAGAGCCCGAGACATCTTTTTAATTGGATATTACACAGGTCAAAGGGTTTCTGATTATAACGGTCTTAGCAAAAAGAATATAAAAGTATTTGATAAAAAAAAGGTTTTCGAAATACATCAAAAGAAAACAAAAAAAACAGTTTTTATCCCAATCCACCCAAAAATAAAAGACATTATGAATTTGCGTTACAAAGGTAGCCTACCAACTAAACTACCTGACCAGCAAATCAATGAGTATATCAAAAAAGTCGGAAGAAAAGCAAAAATCAAAGAAGGCATAACAACCAAAATTACTATTGGAGGAACCATTAAAGAAGAAACCATACCCAAACACGATTTAATTGGCACCCACACTGCACGACGCTCATTCTGTACGAATGCTTATTTATCAAAAATGCCTGTAATTGATATTATGGCATTAAGTGGACACACCACGGAAAAAGAATTTTATAACTATATTAAAGTAACTCCTCAAGAACGCGCGGTTAAAATTGCAGATTCAGCCTTTTTTAAATAA
- a CDS encoding helix-turn-helix domain-containing protein yields MKTILLHNMTPEELKDVIISEIKIEAILLKAKEKENYSVQEVSKLLGCAELTIYNYIKKGLLPASKIGRNYIIKKLDIENTLKKVKSLKYKRRTY; encoded by the coding sequence ATGAAAACAATCTTATTACATAACATGACACCTGAAGAATTAAAGGACGTGATAATCAGCGAAATAAAAATAGAAGCTATTTTACTTAAAGCGAAAGAGAAAGAAAATTATTCCGTGCAAGAAGTTTCTAAACTGTTAGGCTGTGCAGAATTAACAATCTATAATTACATTAAAAAGGGGCTACTCCCAGCTTCTAAAATAGGCCGAAATTATATTATTAAAAAATTAGATATTGAAAATACACTTAAAAAAGTAAAATCATTAAAATATAAAAGGAGAACATATTAG